One window of the Paraburkholderia sp. PGU19 genome contains the following:
- a CDS encoding sugar ABC transporter codes for MPVGIQSIFEARPALDGVMQGDKPRMYRAMMAQSRALVRALAHARMVALTATAALALQGVAAHAQTQAQAPASAQLHAQASGGAQAPHVNLAFFYGSRVPVGELQAFDAVVIDPASGFDPVAHPLRHTVWLARTHADAAQATPDAFVAAQIEPLWQRGYRGFLLDTPAAIAAVDAIRAAHPDARLVIGGDAALQAALPHAKALYAVVGPSLVRDAASGNVAAGERDARSAAAQQFTQSTGVPVVSIETCPADDRACARATAAQVLAAGVTPYVTNASMNAVGIGAIEVLPRKVLIVQDSDEDLPLDETPGVRDLATPLNYLGYDVEYANVHEPLPEGITPDRYAGVVAWLQGDETPNSGAWRAWVDARLAARVPMVFLGQFGFDAAEDEGRALDLQAVAGPFADKIEVVTRDPMVGFEVDPKLGTRDLTGVQVGSASKSLLRVKSGEATLDQIAITPWGGFAMSPYTVVSLNGIGQERWAIQPIEFLRQALRLQPMPSPSVTTENGRRLFMSHVDGDGFASRAEFPGADYSGEALFQQIFTRYKVPMTLSVIEGEVGPKGLYPQISPRLEEIARKMFALPYVAIGTHTYSHPFEWENVDAKTGERIDRGGGDTAFSLNIPNYTFNIDREVTGSIDYINTRLAPPGKKTTILQWPGNCEPPAIVVRKVYQAGVDNVNGGDTVITKSANSWTNIAPIGVLKGPGAYQVYAPNQDENVYTNDWLGPFYGFTRVLETFDMTDKPLRFKPIDIYYHMYSGTKVASLRALDQIFAAVLKQPVLPVHMTDYAHKVLDWRSFAVARTVQSEASNAKSSDWIVRGNGEVRELHWPLTTSPDLHASRGVTGYAAGPDGTYIHITDGAARVSFDAAGALSKADALPYIAEANGFVRDFKRDGKNLSFEFGSYYQPFVKLANAQSCTASIAGRAVPLQRDGAYVRFDTPALNALEAHYQPVEIRCER; via the coding sequence ATGCCAGTGGGGATTCAATCGATATTCGAAGCGCGACCGGCGCTCGACGGGGTAATGCAAGGCGATAAGCCGCGAATGTACAGAGCGATGATGGCGCAATCGCGCGCTCTCGTTCGTGCGCTCGCGCACGCTCGCATGGTTGCGCTCACGGCGACAGCCGCGCTTGCGCTGCAGGGCGTCGCCGCGCATGCGCAGACTCAGGCCCAGGCTCCCGCGTCTGCTCAGTTGCACGCGCAAGCATCGGGCGGCGCACAGGCGCCGCACGTCAATCTCGCATTCTTCTATGGCTCGCGCGTGCCCGTTGGCGAGTTGCAGGCGTTCGATGCCGTCGTGATCGATCCCGCCAGCGGCTTCGACCCTGTCGCGCATCCGTTGCGTCATACCGTGTGGCTTGCGCGCACGCATGCCGATGCCGCGCAAGCCACGCCCGACGCATTCGTCGCTGCACAGATCGAACCGCTCTGGCAGCGCGGCTATCGCGGCTTCCTGCTCGACACGCCGGCGGCCATTGCAGCCGTCGATGCGATCCGCGCTGCGCATCCCGACGCGCGTCTCGTGATCGGCGGCGACGCGGCGTTGCAGGCCGCGTTGCCGCACGCGAAAGCGCTATATGCGGTGGTCGGCCCGTCGCTCGTGCGCGACGCGGCGAGCGGCAATGTCGCGGCAGGCGAGCGCGACGCGCGCAGCGCCGCCGCGCAACAGTTCACGCAATCGACGGGCGTGCCCGTCGTATCGATCGAAACCTGTCCCGCCGACGACCGCGCCTGCGCGCGCGCAACGGCCGCGCAGGTGCTCGCCGCGGGCGTCACGCCGTATGTGACGAACGCATCGATGAACGCGGTCGGCATCGGCGCGATTGAAGTGCTGCCGCGGAAGGTGCTGATCGTGCAGGACAGCGACGAAGACTTGCCGCTCGACGAAACACCTGGCGTGCGCGATCTCGCGACGCCGCTCAACTATCTCGGCTACGACGTCGAATACGCGAACGTCCACGAGCCGTTGCCCGAGGGCATCACGCCGGACCGCTATGCGGGCGTCGTCGCGTGGCTACAGGGCGACGAGACGCCGAACAGCGGCGCGTGGCGCGCGTGGGTCGATGCGCGTCTCGCCGCGCGCGTGCCGATGGTGTTTCTCGGCCAGTTCGGCTTCGATGCAGCAGAAGATGAAGGGCGCGCGCTCGATCTTCAAGCCGTGGCAGGGCCGTTCGCTGACAAGATCGAAGTTGTCACGCGCGATCCGATGGTGGGTTTCGAAGTCGATCCAAAGCTCGGCACGCGCGATCTGACGGGCGTGCAAGTCGGCAGCGCGAGCAAGTCGCTGCTGCGGGTGAAGAGCGGCGAAGCGACGCTCGACCAGATTGCGATCACGCCGTGGGGCGGCTTCGCGATGAGCCCCTACACAGTGGTCTCGCTCAACGGCATCGGCCAGGAGCGCTGGGCCATTCAGCCGATCGAGTTCCTGCGTCAGGCGTTGCGTCTGCAACCGATGCCGTCGCCGAGCGTCACGACGGAAAACGGCCGGCGTCTGTTTATGTCGCACGTGGATGGCGACGGCTTCGCGTCGCGCGCGGAATTCCCGGGCGCCGACTATTCGGGCGAAGCGCTGTTCCAGCAGATTTTCACGCGCTACAAGGTGCCGATGACGCTGTCGGTGATCGAAGGCGAAGTGGGGCCGAAGGGCCTGTATCCGCAGATCTCGCCGCGACTCGAAGAGATCGCGCGCAAGATGTTCGCGCTGCCTTATGTCGCGATCGGCACGCACACGTATTCGCATCCGTTCGAGTGGGAGAACGTCGATGCGAAGACGGGCGAGCGTATCGACCGCGGCGGCGGTGACACGGCGTTCTCGCTGAACATCCCGAACTACACGTTCAATATCGACCGTGAAGTTACGGGCTCGATCGACTACATCAATACGCGTCTCGCGCCCCCGGGCAAGAAGACGACGATCCTGCAGTGGCCGGGCAACTGCGAGCCGCCCGCGATCGTCGTGCGGAAGGTTTATCAGGCGGGCGTCGACAACGTGAACGGCGGCGACACCGTGATCACGAAGAGCGCGAACAGCTGGACCAATATCGCGCCCATCGGCGTGCTGAAAGGGCCGGGCGCGTATCAGGTGTATGCGCCGAACCAGGACGAGAACGTCTACACGAACGACTGGCTCGGCCCGTTCTATGGCTTCACGCGCGTGCTCGAAACCTTCGACATGACGGACAAGCCGCTGCGCTTCAAGCCGATCGACATCTACTACCACATGTATAGCGGCACGAAGGTCGCGTCGCTGCGCGCGCTCGACCAGATTTTCGCGGCCGTGCTCAAGCAGCCGGTGCTGCCCGTGCATATGACGGACTACGCGCACAAGGTGCTCGACTGGCGTTCGTTCGCCGTCGCGCGCACGGTGCAGAGCGAGGCGTCGAACGCGAAGTCGAGCGACTGGATCGTGCGCGGCAACGGCGAAGTGCGCGAACTGCACTGGCCGCTGACAACATCGCCCGATCTGCATGCGTCGCGCGGCGTGACGGGCTACGCGGCGGGCCCGGACGGCACGTACATCCATATCACCGATGGCGCGGCGCGCGTGTCTTTTGACGCTGCAGGTGCGCTGTCGAAAGCGGATGCGCTGCCGTACATCGCCGAAGCCAATGGCTTCGTGCGCGATTTCAAGCGCGACGGCAAGAACCTGTCGTTCGAGTTCGGCAGCTACTACCAGCCGTTCGTGAAGCTCGCGAATGCACAAAGCTGCACCGCGAGCATCGCGGGCCGCGCGGTGCCGCTGCAACGCGACGGCGCCTACGTACGCTTCGACACGCCCGCGCTCAATGCCCTCGAAGCCCACTATCAGCCCGTCGAGATCCGCTGTGAACGATAA
- a CDS encoding AraC family transcriptional regulator — MNDQRFWCDPQLPFVESRLASHSRACYVPHTHDTLSIGAVDSGHSNYTCGDDRARLGPGSLVLIPAMRVHSCNPDKESEWSYQMLHLDVAWASAVLHENGSADADTVLACPSINQNREAYLRYCALNRLLFSNADSAEKEAALILFVSERSWLGEARDVPPVPRIAAERLARITRLLHDAYGERLPIAQLAQMAGMSRYAFIRAFRAATGMSPHAYQLDLRINAARRLLRHGRALTAIAHELGFADQAHFQRAFKERVAMTPGAYRRAAVS, encoded by the coding sequence ATGAACGATCAACGTTTTTGGTGCGATCCGCAGCTGCCGTTCGTCGAAAGCCGGCTCGCTTCTCATTCCCGCGCGTGCTATGTGCCGCATACGCACGACACGCTATCGATCGGCGCCGTCGACAGCGGACACAGCAACTACACGTGCGGTGACGACCGCGCGCGCCTCGGTCCGGGCAGTCTCGTGCTGATCCCGGCGATGCGGGTCCACTCGTGCAATCCCGATAAGGAGAGCGAGTGGAGCTATCAGATGCTTCATCTCGACGTCGCATGGGCGAGCGCAGTGCTGCACGAGAACGGCAGCGCGGACGCCGATACCGTGCTCGCGTGTCCGTCGATCAACCAGAACCGCGAAGCGTACCTGCGTTACTGCGCGCTCAACCGGCTGTTGTTCTCGAACGCGGATAGCGCCGAGAAGGAAGCCGCACTGATCCTGTTCGTCAGCGAACGCTCGTGGCTCGGCGAGGCGCGCGACGTGCCGCCCGTGCCGCGCATCGCAGCCGAACGCCTCGCGCGCATCACCCGTCTTCTGCATGACGCGTACGGCGAGCGCCTGCCCATCGCGCAACTCGCGCAGATGGCGGGCATGAGCCGCTATGCGTTCATTCGCGCGTTCCGTGCTGCGACGGGCATGTCGCCCCACGCGTATCAGCTCGATCTGCGCATCAACGCGGCGCGACGTCTGTTGCGTCACGGACGCGCGCTCACGGCCATCGCGCATGAACTCGGTTTCGCGGATCAGGCGCATTTCCAGCGCGCCTTCAAGGAGCGCGTCGCGATGACGCCCGGCGCTTACCGCCGCGCGGCCGTATCGTAA
- a CDS encoding LysE family transporter, with product MGLSLQQFAMVAGAHLLALLSPGPDFFLIARSALLRGWRKTGAVCFGIACANGVFIALAVGGFAALNRHGIAFALVQAAGCAYLFYLGVLMLRHARAASIAAHVQDDSPASKTGAWHARFAIGFASAILNPKNALFYASLFALLAARDAPFGAQIMYGVWMFAAVFGWDLLVAMGIGHPAVVARFTRHSAAIERVTGVVLLAIAASVLTMLTREWL from the coding sequence ATGGGTCTTTCTCTGCAGCAATTCGCGATGGTCGCGGGCGCGCATCTTCTTGCGCTGCTCAGCCCCGGCCCGGATTTTTTTCTGATCGCGCGCAGTGCGCTGTTGCGCGGCTGGCGCAAGACGGGCGCCGTATGCTTCGGTATTGCCTGCGCGAACGGCGTGTTCATCGCACTCGCGGTGGGCGGCTTTGCGGCGCTGAATCGGCATGGGATCGCCTTCGCGCTCGTGCAGGCGGCGGGCTGCGCGTATCTGTTCTATCTCGGCGTATTGATGCTTCGGCATGCAAGAGCGGCATCGATTGCGGCGCATGTGCAGGATGATTCGCCTGCCTCGAAGACGGGCGCGTGGCATGCGCGTTTCGCGATTGGCTTTGCATCCGCGATTCTCAATCCGAAGAACGCGCTCTTCTACGCAAGCCTGTTTGCGTTGCTCGCGGCCCGCGATGCGCCGTTCGGCGCACAGATCATGTACGGCGTATGGATGTTCGCTGCCGTATTCGGGTGGGATCTGCTCGTCGCGATGGGCATCGGACATCCGGCCGTGGTCGCGCGCTTCACGAGGCATAGCGCCGCGATCGAACGCGTCACGGGCGTCGTGCTGCTCGCAATCGCAGCGAGCGTGCTGACGATGCTTACACGCGAGTGGCTATGA
- a CDS encoding DUF523 domain-containing protein, translating into MERILVSACLAGLPVRYDGSAKTLASVLLQTWHDEGRLVVVCPEVAAGFGTPRRPAEIQLRRNGRDVLDGTASIRDNDGADVTALFLDGARHALQQALAHGCRYALLADGSPSCGSSFIYDGTFSRVAHDASGVTAALLERHGISVFAPDRIDELAALIDNNR; encoded by the coding sequence ATGGAAAGGATACTCGTTAGCGCGTGCCTCGCCGGTCTGCCGGTGCGATACGACGGTTCCGCGAAGACGCTCGCAAGCGTGCTGCTGCAGACGTGGCACGATGAAGGGCGGCTCGTCGTCGTGTGCCCGGAAGTGGCGGCAGGCTTCGGCACGCCGCGCCGTCCGGCCGAAATCCAGTTGCGCCGCAATGGACGCGACGTGCTGGACGGCACGGCCAGCATCCGCGATAACGATGGCGCGGACGTCACCGCGCTTTTCCTCGACGGGGCGCGCCACGCGCTCCAGCAGGCGCTTGCGCATGGCTGCCGCTATGCGCTGCTTGCCGACGGCAGTCCATCGTGCGGCAGCAGCTTCATCTACGACGGCACGTTTTCGCGCGTCGCGCACGACGCATCCGGCGTGACGGCCGCATTGCTCGAACGGCATGGCATCAGCGTGTTTGCGCCTGACAGGATCGATGAGCTTGCCGCATTGATCGATAACAATCGATGA
- a CDS encoding DUF1328 family protein, whose amino-acid sequence MLRYAAIFFVIAIIAAIFGFGGIAAGAAEIAKVLFFIFIVIFLVTLLMGVIRR is encoded by the coding sequence ATGCTTCGATACGCTGCCATCTTTTTCGTCATCGCCATTATCGCGGCAATCTTCGGGTTTGGCGGCATCGCCGCCGGCGCTGCCGAAATAGCGAAGGTGCTGTTCTTTATCTTTATCGTGATCTTTCTCGTTACGCTGCTCATGGGCGTGATCAGACGTTGA
- a CDS encoding TetR/AcrR family transcriptional regulator, which produces MPTTHTSRRQPKQARAEFALDSILEAAARTLESHGKAGLTTQRVADTAGFSIGAIYQYFPNKDGLIEALARRELERLTAMMKEALTQPAPFGTGLNARRMMRVTAAFIGDRPRLYSILRAEWADAAPDTAIGQGMRRYFELIAGTLNRENPDLGKRIARDEARFVLFRAISGVLLATALERPHYFGTDAFEDEMVRLILGFLNYDLSPDMPRLAPEDDSFTSA; this is translated from the coding sequence TTGCCCACGACTCACACGTCGCGTCGGCAGCCCAAGCAGGCGCGCGCCGAATTCGCGCTCGACAGCATTCTCGAAGCCGCCGCCCGCACGCTCGAATCCCATGGCAAGGCAGGGCTGACGACACAGCGCGTCGCCGATACGGCAGGCTTCAGCATCGGCGCGATCTACCAGTACTTTCCGAACAAGGATGGGTTGATCGAAGCGCTCGCGCGTCGCGAGCTGGAACGCCTCACAGCGATGATGAAGGAAGCGCTCACGCAGCCCGCGCCGTTCGGCACGGGCCTGAACGCACGCCGCATGATGCGCGTGACGGCGGCGTTCATCGGCGACCGTCCGCGCCTCTACAGCATCCTGCGCGCCGAATGGGCGGACGCTGCGCCCGACACGGCGATCGGCCAGGGCATGCGGCGCTACTTCGAACTGATCGCAGGCACGCTGAACCGCGAGAACCCGGATCTGGGCAAACGTATTGCGCGCGACGAAGCGCGCTTCGTGCTGTTTCGCGCGATCTCCGGCGTGCTGCTCGCGACGGCGCTGGAGCGCCCGCATTACTTCGGCACCGATGCGTTCGAAGACGAAATGGTCCGGCTGATTCTCGGTTTCCTGAACTACGATCTCAGTCCCGACATGCCGCGACTGGCGCCGGAGGATGACAGTTTTACAAGCGCGTGA
- a CDS encoding LysR substrate-binding domain-containing protein, whose product MRDFDSSLLRAFVTVAETGGVSAAAVRLARTQAAVSMQLRRLEDDIGQRLLERSPRGVRLTDAGHRLLPYAHAILGAGEDARRALEVGDVAGTVRLGMLEDVAVGRLPRALRRFSAAHPQVALEIVVDASAALSQRLNDGALDVLVGDPAMVDATPLVTWTQPLFWVGARGYLADPQSPLPLVALGGACLWQQQVMTVLRRAGIAWRVVCTSTSLPAVQSAVEAGLGVSVLLDGNIRYDTMRVLGAADGLPEPPAADLGLFVRQAASAQETAIDALRTFLCEALDLDFIERTSRAPRR is encoded by the coding sequence ATGCGCGACTTCGACAGCAGCCTTCTCAGAGCCTTCGTGACGGTCGCCGAAACGGGCGGGGTCAGCGCGGCGGCGGTGCGTCTTGCGCGCACGCAGGCGGCCGTGAGCATGCAGTTGCGCCGTCTGGAAGACGACATCGGCCAGCGGCTGCTCGAGCGCTCGCCGCGAGGCGTGCGGCTGACGGACGCCGGGCACCGGCTGCTGCCGTACGCGCACGCGATTCTCGGCGCGGGCGAGGACGCCCGGCGCGCGCTCGAAGTCGGCGACGTGGCGGGCACCGTGCGCCTGGGGATGCTCGAAGACGTTGCCGTGGGCCGCCTGCCGCGCGCGTTGCGGCGCTTTTCGGCCGCGCATCCGCAGGTTGCGCTGGAGATCGTCGTCGATGCGAGCGCGGCGCTGTCGCAACGCCTCAACGATGGCGCGCTCGATGTGCTCGTCGGCGATCCCGCGATGGTCGACGCCACGCCGCTCGTCACGTGGACACAGCCGCTCTTCTGGGTCGGCGCGCGCGGTTATCTTGCCGACCCGCAGTCGCCGCTGCCGCTCGTCGCGTTGGGCGGAGCGTGTCTGTGGCAGCAGCAGGTGATGACGGTGCTGCGGCGCGCGGGCATTGCGTGGCGCGTCGTCTGCACGAGCACGAGCCTGCCCGCCGTGCAGTCGGCTGTCGAGGCGGGGCTGGGTGTATCGGTGCTGCTCGACGGCAATATCCGTTACGACACGATGCGCGTGCTCGGCGCCGCCGACGGCCTGCCGGAGCCGCCCGCCGCCGACCTCGGCCTGTTCGTGCGGCAGGCGGCGAGCGCGCAGGAAACAGCCATCGACGCATTGCGGACCTTCCTCTGCGAAGCGCTCGATCTCGACTTCATCGAGCGCACGTCTAGAGCGCCACGCCGGTGA
- a CDS encoding EamA family transporter produces the protein MKNSTLAEPISFDTAPPSSAPRRHIGMAALLGLLSMSCVQFGAALSAPTMAAFGAFSTTWLRLAWAAVILALVVRPKLRSYSRAHWLAAGVLGVAMAGMTLCFFSAIERIPLGLAVAIDFLGPLTVATLGVRRLRTLLWPLLAVAGVLLLAHDRSGWIGEPVGMLLAVGAACGWGGYIVLMKKTGVLFDGLEGLSVSLIAAALVATPFGLVEHGLHIAPMQLAATAGLAVLVPLLPYALEMIALRHMPAASFGILMSVEPAIGAAAGFIVLNQPMTALQLAGTLFVVSASVGVIVTSK, from the coding sequence ATGAAAAATTCCACGCTCGCCGAACCGATCTCCTTTGACACCGCGCCGCCGTCGAGCGCCCCCAGGCGCCATATCGGCATGGCTGCGCTGCTCGGCCTGCTGTCGATGTCATGCGTGCAATTCGGCGCCGCCCTCTCCGCGCCGACGATGGCCGCATTCGGCGCGTTCAGCACGACGTGGTTGCGGCTTGCGTGGGCCGCTGTGATTCTCGCGCTCGTCGTGCGTCCGAAGCTGCGCAGCTACTCGCGTGCTCACTGGTTGGCGGCGGGCGTGCTCGGCGTGGCGATGGCGGGCATGACGCTATGTTTTTTTTCGGCGATCGAGCGCATTCCGCTCGGCCTTGCCGTTGCGATCGACTTTCTCGGACCGCTCACTGTCGCGACGCTCGGCGTGCGCCGCTTGCGCACGTTGCTGTGGCCGCTGCTCGCCGTCGCGGGCGTGCTGCTGCTCGCGCATGATCGTTCGGGTTGGATCGGCGAGCCTGTCGGCATGTTGCTCGCGGTGGGCGCCGCGTGCGGCTGGGGCGGCTATATCGTGTTGATGAAAAAGACGGGCGTGCTGTTCGATGGGCTGGAGGGGCTCTCCGTGTCGCTGATCGCGGCAGCGCTCGTCGCGACGCCCTTCGGCCTCGTCGAGCACGGCCTGCACATCGCGCCGATGCAGCTCGCCGCTACCGCGGGCCTCGCGGTGCTCGTGCCGCTGCTGCCGTATGCGCTTGAAATGATCGCGCTGCGCCACATGCCTGCGGCGTCGTTCGGCATTCTGATGAGCGTCGAGCCGGCCATCGGTGCGGCGGCGGGTTTTATCGTGCTGAATCAGCCGATGACGGCGCTGCAACTGGCAGGCACGCTGTTCGTCGTGAGCGCGAGTGTGGGCGTGATCGTGACGTCGAAGTGA
- a CDS encoding SgcJ/EcaC family oxidoreductase: MTDDERAIRQLIDTWLAASKAGDTATVLSLMTDDAIFMVPGQKPFGKAAFMAASEGQKNVDIDGKSEILELQVMGDWAFLRSQLEVTITQKEGSAPPVRHAGNTLTILRKEIDGRWLLARDANLLVVQG, translated from the coding sequence ATGACCGACGACGAACGCGCCATTCGCCAACTGATCGATACCTGGCTCGCCGCCAGCAAGGCAGGCGACACGGCAACCGTGCTGAGCCTGATGACTGACGACGCGATCTTCATGGTGCCCGGGCAGAAGCCGTTCGGCAAAGCCGCGTTTATGGCGGCGTCCGAAGGACAGAAGAATGTCGATATCGACGGCAAGAGCGAGATTCTGGAGCTTCAGGTGATGGGGGACTGGGCTTTTCTGCGCTCGCAGCTCGAAGTCACTATCACGCAGAAGGAGGGCTCTGCGCCGCCCGTGCGTCACGCTGGGAACACGCTCACGATTCTGCGCAAGGAAATTGATGGGCGGTGGCTGCTGGCGAGGGATGCGAATTTGCTTGTGGTGCAGGGATAA
- the mdeB gene encoding alpha-ketoglutarate dehydrogenase: protein MTDLSSGARPVLALTQARIDSDPQETAEWLAALDGVVQHVGLERAQYLFDRLAAHALGNGVATARANVTPYANTISVDQQPPYPGDLDTEEKLAAALRWNALAMVVRANRAYGELGGHIASYASAADLFEVGFNHFFRASNELHGGDLVYFQPHSSPGVYARAFLEGFLDETHLEHYRREIAGPGLCSYPHPWLMPDFWQFPTGSMGIGPINSIYQARFMRYLQNRGLQKTEGRKVWGFFGDGEMDEPESIGALSLAAREGLDNLVFVINCNLQRLDGPVRSNGRIIDELEAQFTGAGWHVIKVVWGSDWDALFARDRTGALLRAFAHTVDGQFQTFSANDGAYNRERFFGQNPELAALAAHLSNDDIDRLRRGGHDVRKLHAAYDRALKHSGQPTVILAKTMKGFGMGAIGQGRMTTHQQKKLDVEQLKAFRDRFRLPLSDSDVEQLKFYKPAENSPEMQYLHARRAALGGYLPRRRKAASQTPTVPAMSSWGQFALDANGKEMSTTMAIVRMLGSLLKDASLGPRVVPVVADEARTFGMANLFRQVGIYSPLGQLYEPEDMGSMLYYREDTGGQILEEGISEAGAVSSWIAAATSYSVHDLPMLPFYIYYSMFGFQRIGDLIWAAADQRARGFLIGATAGKTTLGGEGLQHQDGTSHLAASTVPNCRAYDPAFAYEVAMIVEEGMQEMIGRQRDVFYYVTVTNENYAQPSLPAVSFDRVREGVLKGMYPLDVSSLETAQVQLLGSGAILGEVQAAARMLKDDWNIDAAVWSVTSFTELHRDGVASERAERLFGDAENAMPYVSSALAASRGPVIAATDYVRAVPELIRAYVPRRYVTLGTDGFGRSDTRAALRAFFEVDRASIVIAALKALVDEGAIARDVVKQALAQYNCHGDDRAAPWER from the coding sequence ATGACGGACTTATCGAGCGGTGCCCGCCCCGTTCTTGCTCTCACTCAAGCTCGCATCGACAGCGATCCGCAGGAGACGGCCGAATGGCTGGCTGCGCTCGATGGCGTCGTCCAGCACGTCGGCCTCGAACGCGCGCAATATCTGTTCGACCGGCTGGCCGCGCATGCGCTGGGTAACGGCGTCGCGACGGCGCGCGCGAACGTTACGCCGTACGCGAACACGATTTCCGTCGATCAGCAGCCGCCGTATCCGGGCGACCTCGACACCGAGGAAAAGCTCGCCGCTGCATTGCGCTGGAACGCGCTCGCGATGGTGGTGCGGGCCAATCGCGCGTATGGGGAACTGGGCGGCCACATTGCGAGCTACGCGTCGGCGGCTGATCTGTTCGAAGTCGGCTTCAATCATTTTTTCCGTGCCTCGAATGAGTTGCATGGCGGCGATCTCGTCTACTTCCAGCCGCATTCGTCGCCGGGCGTGTATGCACGCGCTTTCCTCGAAGGCTTTCTCGACGAGACGCATCTCGAACACTATCGCCGCGAGATCGCAGGGCCGGGCTTGTGTTCGTATCCGCATCCGTGGCTGATGCCGGACTTCTGGCAGTTCCCGACGGGCTCGATGGGCATCGGGCCGATCAACTCGATTTACCAGGCGCGCTTCATGCGCTACCTGCAAAACCGCGGCCTGCAAAAGACGGAAGGCCGCAAGGTGTGGGGCTTCTTCGGCGACGGCGAGATGGACGAGCCGGAATCGATCGGGGCATTGTCACTGGCGGCGCGCGAAGGGCTCGACAACCTGGTGTTCGTGATCAACTGCAATCTGCAGCGGCTCGACGGTCCGGTGCGCAGCAACGGCCGCATCATCGACGAACTCGAAGCGCAGTTCACGGGCGCGGGCTGGCACGTCATCAAGGTCGTGTGGGGCTCGGACTGGGATGCCCTCTTTGCGCGCGATCGCACGGGCGCCTTGCTGCGCGCGTTCGCGCACACGGTGGACGGCCAGTTCCAGACCTTCTCGGCCAACGACGGCGCCTACAACCGCGAGCGCTTCTTCGGGCAGAACCCGGAGCTTGCCGCGCTCGCCGCGCATCTGAGCAACGACGATATCGACCGCTTGCGGCGCGGCGGCCACGACGTGCGCAAGCTGCATGCTGCGTATGACCGCGCGTTGAAGCACAGCGGCCAGCCCACGGTGATTCTCGCGAAGACGATGAAGGGCTTCGGCATGGGCGCAATCGGCCAGGGGCGCATGACGACGCATCAGCAGAAAAAGCTCGACGTCGAGCAGTTGAAGGCGTTCCGCGACCGCTTTCGCCTGCCGTTGTCCGATAGCGACGTCGAGCAGCTCAAGTTCTACAAACCAGCAGAAAACAGCCCGGAAATGCAATACCTGCATGCACGCCGGGCTGCCTTGGGAGGCTATCTGCCCAGAAGGCGGAAAGCGGCATCGCAGACACCGACCGTGCCTGCGATGTCATCATGGGGACAATTCGCGCTGGACGCGAACGGCAAGGAAATGTCGACGACGATGGCGATCGTGCGGATGCTCGGCAGCCTGTTGAAAGACGCGTCGCTTGGGCCGCGCGTCGTGCCCGTCGTCGCCGACGAGGCGCGCACCTTCGGCATGGCCAACCTGTTCCGCCAGGTTGGCATCTATTCGCCGCTCGGGCAGTTGTACGAGCCGGAAGACATGGGCTCGATGCTCTACTACCGCGAGGACACGGGCGGGCAGATTCTCGAAGAGGGCATCTCGGAGGCGGGCGCGGTGTCGTCGTGGATCGCGGCGGCGACGTCGTACAGCGTGCACGATTTGCCCATGCTGCCGTTCTACATCTACTACTCGATGTTCGGCTTCCAGCGCATTGGCGACCTCATCTGGGCCGCAGCCGATCAGCGCGCGCGAGGCTTCCTGATCGGTGCGACGGCGGGCAAGACGACGCTCGGCGGCGAGGGCTTGCAGCATCAGGACGGCACGAGCCATCTGGCAGCATCGACAGTGCCGAACTGCCGCGCGTACGATCCGGCGTTTGCCTATGAAGTGGCGATGATCGTCGAAGAAGGCATGCAAGAAATGATCGGGCGGCAGCGCGATGTGTTCTATTACGTGACCGTCACGAACGAGAACTACGCGCAGCCGTCGTTGCCTGCGGTTTCTTTTGATCGCGTGCGCGAAGGCGTGCTGAAGGGCATGTATCCGCTGGATGTTTCTTCGCTGGAAACTGCGCAGGTCCAGTTGCTGGGCTCGGGCGCGATACTCGGCGAAGTGCAGGCGGCCGCTCGCATGTTGAAGGACGACTGGAATATCGACGCCGCCGTGTGGAGCGTGACGAGCTTTACCGAGCTGCATCGCGATGGCGTCGCATCGGAGCGTGCGGAGCGTCTGTTCGGCGATGCCGAAAATGCGATGCCGTATGTGAGCTCTGCGCTTGCTGCGTCGCGCGGTCCGGTGATTGCCGCAACCGATTACGTGCGAGCCGTGCCCGAGTTGATTCGCGCGTACGTGCCGCGCCGCTACGTGACGCTCGGTACGGACGGATTCGGGCGCAGCGATACGCGTGCGGCACTGCGGGCGTTCTTTGAAGTGGATCGTGCGTCGATTGTGATTGCGGCGTTGAAGGCTCTCGTCGATGAAGGTGCGATTGCGCGTGATGTCGTTAAGCAGGCGCTGGCGCAGTACAACTGTCATGGCGATGACAGGGCGGCGCCTTGGGAAAGATGA